In a single window of the Dysgonomonas mossii genome:
- the mobC gene encoding conjugal transfer protein MobC, which produces MQNEDDLRGLAKVMEFMRAISILFVVIHIYWFCYQAISDGGINIGVVDRILLNFQNRAGLFSHILWTKLFAVVFLALSCLGTKGVKEEKITWYKIYVFLFFGFIFFFLNWWVLILPLPLAANTALYIFTLTIGYILLLMGGLWMSRLLKTNLMDDVFNMENESFMQETKLMENEYSVNLPTLFQYQKKQHKGWINVVNPFRATIVLGTPGSGKSLAIINNYIDQQISKGFALYCYDFKYPDLSTIAYNKMLQYADGYNVDPQFFVINFDDPEHSHRCNPIAPEFMTDISDAYESAYTIMLNLNKTWIQKQGDFFVESPIILLAAIIWYLKLYDSGRYCTFPHAIEFLNKPYKEIFPILTSYPQLENYLSPFMDAWHGNAQEQLQGQIASAKIPLSRMISPQLYWVMSGNDFTLDINNPDAPKILCLGNNPERQNIYGTALGLYNSRIVKLINKKGLLKSSVIIDELPTIYFRGLDNLIATARSNKVAVCLGFQDISQLTRDYGREEADVVINTVGNIFSGQVVGDTAKNLSDRFGKVLQKRQSITINKQDKSTTINTQLDALIPASKISTLTQGIFVGSVSDNFRERIQQKIFHAQIVVDEEKVTAETDKFKQIPIIMDFQEVYNKPMKEVIENNYYDIKKDIANIVEVEMDRIMKDPKLSKLVKK; this is translated from the coding sequence ATGCAGAACGAAGATGATTTGAGGGGACTCGCCAAAGTAATGGAATTTATGCGAGCCATTAGTATTTTATTTGTGGTTATCCATATTTACTGGTTTTGTTACCAAGCGATATCGGATGGTGGAATTAATATTGGAGTAGTAGACAGAATACTCCTCAACTTTCAGAATAGAGCAGGGTTGTTCTCCCATATTCTTTGGACAAAGTTGTTTGCTGTTGTGTTCTTAGCTCTATCTTGTTTAGGAACAAAGGGGGTGAAAGAGGAAAAAATAACATGGTATAAAATATATGTATTCTTGTTCTTTGGATTTATCTTCTTTTTTCTCAATTGGTGGGTATTAATTTTGCCCCTTCCATTAGCTGCCAATACCGCTTTGTATATATTTACATTGACAATCGGCTATATCCTCTTGTTAATGGGAGGTTTATGGATGAGTCGATTATTGAAAACGAATCTAATGGATGATGTTTTCAATATGGAGAACGAAAGTTTTATGCAGGAAACAAAGCTTATGGAAAATGAATATTCGGTTAATCTGCCTACCTTATTTCAGTATCAAAAGAAACAACACAAAGGTTGGATTAATGTGGTCAATCCGTTTCGGGCAACTATAGTGTTGGGGACTCCCGGTAGTGGTAAGTCATTAGCTATTATAAATAACTATATAGATCAGCAAATCAGTAAAGGATTTGCTCTATATTGTTATGATTTTAAATATCCTGATCTATCTACTATTGCATACAACAAGATGTTACAATATGCCGATGGGTATAATGTCGATCCTCAGTTCTTTGTCATAAACTTTGACGATCCTGAACATAGCCACCGATGTAATCCTATTGCACCTGAATTTATGACTGATATCTCGGATGCTTATGAATCAGCCTATACTATAATGCTCAATCTAAATAAGACTTGGATACAAAAGCAAGGAGACTTCTTTGTGGAATCCCCAATTATTCTACTGGCTGCAATTATTTGGTATCTCAAATTATATGATAGTGGTAGATATTGCACCTTTCCTCATGCTATTGAATTTCTGAATAAACCTTATAAAGAGATATTTCCTATCCTAACATCCTATCCACAATTGGAGAACTATCTTTCTCCTTTTATGGATGCCTGGCATGGAAATGCACAAGAACAGTTGCAGGGACAGATTGCGAGTGCTAAGATACCATTGTCAAGAATGATCTCCCCTCAACTATATTGGGTAATGTCTGGCAATGATTTTACATTAGATATAAATAATCCCGATGCTCCAAAGATTCTATGTTTAGGAAATAATCCTGAAAGACAAAACATATATGGGACAGCTCTTGGTTTATATAATTCGCGTATAGTTAAACTGATAAACAAAAAAGGACTACTAAAATCTTCTGTTATTATAGATGAGTTGCCTACTATTTATTTTCGGGGATTGGATAATCTGATTGCAACAGCCCGAAGTAATAAAGTTGCTGTATGCTTGGGATTTCAGGATATATCACAATTGACCAGAGACTATGGCCGCGAAGAAGCAGATGTGGTAATAAATACGGTTGGGAATATATTTTCAGGACAAGTTGTTGGTGATACTGCAAAAAATCTCTCAGATCGATTCGGGAAAGTATTACAAAAACGACAATCTATAACCATTAATAAACAGGATAAGTCTACTACAATCAATACCCAGTTAGATGCTTTGATCCCGGCATCTAAAATTTCGACACTCACTCAAGGGATATTTGTCGGCTCTGTTTCTGATAACTTTAGAGAACGGATACAGCAAAAAATCTTTCATGCTCAAATAGTCGTAGATGAAGAAAAGGTAACAGCTGAAACTGATAAGTTCAAACAAATACCTATTATCATGGATTTTCAAGAGGTTTATAATAAACCAATGAAAGAGGTTATCGAAAATAATTATTACGACATCAAAAAAGATATAGCTAATATTGTCGAGGTGGAAATGGATCGGATTATGAAAGATCCGAAGTTGAGTAAGTTGGTGAAGAAGTAA